The genomic DNA tgaaaccccgtctctaccaaaaacacaaaaaattagccaggcgtggtggcatgcacctgtgttcccagctacatgggaggctgaagtgggaggatcgcttgagtctgggaggcggaggttgcagtgagctgagatctcaccactgcactccaactccaacctgggagatagagtgaggacccatctcgaaaagaaaagaaaagaaaagaagacagccTAGAGAACTTAAGATTTCATCtaagtaaaatacaaaagaaaattaaattcacaaTGCATTGAACAGAAAAACACTCTATTCTTAATAAGAAAGTTAAACTACCAAAATAgacatttcattaattttaaggGGTTTTATTCACAGATTGAAAGGAAATTACTGAAATCTCAGAACTAATGAGCATTATCACTGTCTCTACAAGATGCTGATTAAGACTAGCCACCAAAGAAGATACTTTTTCTGAAGTTATATTCATGAGAGCTCTTTCAAGTGtactgagaaaattaaaaatgttctgaaatattACTTTAACTTTCATAAAGTGTATGCTTTCTTTCACTTAAGAATCAacaagtggctgggcatggtggctcatgcctctaatcccagcactttaggaggccgaggtgggcggatcacgagctcaggagatcgagaccatcctggccaacatgggtgaaaccccatctctactaaaaatataaaaattggccaggtgtggtggcgcacgcctgtagtcccagctactcgggaggctgaggcaggagaatcacttgaaccctggaggcagaggctgcagtgagccaaggtagccccaccactgtactccatgtactccagcctaggtgacagaggtgagaccctctcaaaaaaaaaaaaaaaaaagaatcaacaagTTAGAAACTTTTCTCCCTGAGATGCATTACAAAGAGATTATGTTACAGAATATGAACTTACAAGTAGTCTTTATCTGAAAGACTTAAGCATAATTCACCAATGTGAActgcctaaaacaaacaaaaacccccacTATTAACTCTTCTGAAGTAGATAAAACAAGAATGTAATTATAGCACTTTATAATATCCCTATAAAAACATGTGTTTAAATTTTCCTATCACGCAGGTATTACTTTTGTAGctaatatgagaaaaaaagaaaaatgcatctatgtctatatgtatatacacatacacagatatatataaatttttaaaaatttcttagcaATGTGAATGGTAAAAGATGTACTAATACTAGGCCTGTCTCAATCTTTCCAGAACACTTTCCTTAAACCTGCCTCCAACAAAATCCTAAGAAACATCTCAAATCTCTGTATATACTCTACTACAAGAGATTGGTCTTGCCTAGattaagaacaatttttaaactaagaaaacgttacttcttttttttcatagTAACTTTCCATTGACAAATTCAGAAGTTCATTTGGAATAAAAAGATTTAACCatgccgggcgcagtagctcacacctgtaatctcagcattttgggaggccgagacaggtggatcacctgagggcaggagttcgagaccatcctggtcaacatggtgaaatcccatctctactaaaaaaattagccaggcgtggtggtgcacgtctgtagtcccagctactctggaggctgagaccagagaataacttgaacctgtaaggcagaggttgcagtgagccaaaatggcaccactgcagtccagcctgggcgacagagcaagtctctatctcaaaaaaaaaaaagatttagccaTGCCAAAGCTGTCAAGTGAGGCTACTGGACatgaattcaacaaatattaattgagccaCAGGGCAcataacatgtatatatgtgcTATGAACTGGAGAAAAAATGACCTCTGTCCCTAAGAAACTCACTAGGGTACAAAATGTTTAACTACCTGAGTTACTATACTTTCCAAAGACGTAAGACTTCTAAGTTACAACTTAAATTTggattcaaaaaatataataaattgctAAAACTgatgtttggaaaaaaaatcttgtattaCTTGATTTTCAAGGTATAAGAATTCTGACTATAAAtctatttattcagtaaatatataCTAAGCACTACTCTTACATACTGTgttagtatttaaaataaaaccataaacaaAACAGGTAATATCCCTGCCCCCATGAAGCTTAGTCTAACAAGGAAGACAGActatcaaaaaaataattatgcaaataattatgTTACTCTCATGAGTGCTTTGAAGGAAAAGTACAGTATGCAGAGAAAAAAAGCCTAGGAGACCTAATCCCAATAAAGCCAAGCAATGGGCACAACTACAAATGAGCTGGTTCATAATTCAGTCGGTATGAAGGATACCTCCTAGGGCCTGATCCAGTCACCCTGCCTGACCCAGTCTGGATAATCAAGGAAGGCTTTCCTGAGAAAAGTGACATTTAAGGTGAAATGTGCTGAGCAGGAGCTAGCTGGGTGAATGCCAGGAAAAGCAACGTAGGCAGTAGGAATACTAAGTGTGAAAGGTCTGAGgccttctggaaaaaaaaaaatgctaatttcCTATCaaagactaaaattaaaaaacaacgtATCTTTCATATTTAAGATACTTTCCTACTTTGAGTGTTATATTAAGCAGtctaattaaaaacaattcttaCTACTTACTGCTTCATATTCCAGTTCTGATAAAAGTCTGAACTGCTCTTTCCCCAATAATAGTAGCTTCCTCCTTCCTGTGACTGGACTTACTTCCAGGTGAGTAAAATAAAACACCACAAAGAGCAATCCAAAACTACTCAAACCAAGGAATAGCTTCCATTTATTCttccttatattttctttaaatagttcCTTCTTGTTAGGAGgaagtgcctgccaccatttcCTTATGCccctaaagcaaaaagaaaaattcaaagttCTGATAATCATTCCAGCACATATCACTAAAGCTCAAATGCATACACTAGAATTTTATGTCCTCAAACACCTGAATTTGTATGATATATTTCGCTGAATACATCGCTTTTCCAATTAATAAAATTCTTAGCTAGAATTTTATGTCCTCAAACACCTGAATTTGTATGACATATTTCGCTGAATACATTGCTTTTCCAATTAATAAAATTCTtagctaaatgatgaaaaaataatcGATGATGTAAAGTTACAGTTAAAAAATTCTAACATTCATCAAAATTTTCTTCTTCAGCTATTTTAAGGATAAACACTAAATGAGATACTAGTTTACTATAACTACCACTGGTTAATATTTATTACTATCTAGTACATgcaaaattctctctctctctctctctctctctctctctctatatatatatatatatatatatcatctcatttaatcttcacaataaccctgttacagaagagaaaattgttAGGTAACTTGTCCATGGCCACTGAGGTAATAAGAGGAAAACCAAGCAATGAAGGCAATGACATTCCAGAGTCTGACCACTTAGCCACTTAATAGGGATAAATGCCTAAATAATTATGTAAGAGGTTACAGTACAATAAATCTATACCTGGAACCACTATTTTTCGCACTGCTCCTCAGACCTCCAACACAATGTGCCAGCGATTCAACAAGGTACAAGGGAAACTGCCTCAGCAttcattttggaaataaatagTGCTCAGTAGCAGAAAGTCCACTATCCTCTTTAGAACGTGAGAGATAACAAGATCATAGATACTCATAAGAAAGTGGGAGATTTTATAGATAACATCTGAGAAGGTCCAATTTCTACCAGGCAACAATACTCTCTGCCACTTAGCAGTGTTCAGAAACATTTTGACAACAAGCAATGTTTTCAATACTGGGACAAAAATTTTCCTTGTGAGTTGATCTgtaaaatcacaacaaaaattTACCATATGTACATCATTCTcttgataaaaatttattttacaaaataacttcTTCAAGTTCTCTTTGTGAAGTGACACACCCCAATGCCTTTACACAAAGTGTGTCCATTTAAAGGGACATAAATCACACTATCGAGTATACTTATTTCCTATTTAAAACTTTACATGACATtatcctttatttaaaatgtatgaaagacatattctaaatgaaaaattttaggtGATCaacaattgtaacaaaaacaagaaagttacaaataaataatttaaaaggatgAGGACACATTAGAAATCAGAAAGAGCATCCCAAGAACCTGGGATGAGTGTATTACCTCAACCAATAGTCAATACAGCTTTATCTCTTTTGGGTGCCAACACCAAATCATGAAAAACACAATAAGTTACAAATAGAAGTTCTTGGTTTTTGATCAAAAGCAAACTGGTTTGGTTCATGTCGTAGTAAGAAGGCTAGAAGGGACTTCACAGTCATCAAACACAAGAAAGCTTTATGAAGAAACAGTGATTAGCTTTCTTCAATcttcataaaacaaataagagaaaaagggTTAAAGCACTATCAAGCtgtgaaaatattattataaaggatcaccaagaaaaaaaaaacaaagatttgttgggaacagaatagaaaaaaaataagcattaatGACTTAAGAGTTAACTAGGAGTGGGCCCACCCTTATATAAGCAAAGTTCCTCAGTTTTATGATTTGCTGCCTTAAATtccacaaattaaaaagaaaggtttCTAAGTACTCTTCTTATATATAAGTGATAACCAACACTTCTGATCCATATATCCTAAGATCTTGTAATCataaatataagattttttaaTGCCTATACAAAATGtaagaataactttttaaagagaTCACATTTCTATACTATAAATTAGTATGCAGGAAATTGTGTCAAGATTATTAAATCATACATAACAAAATTGGGCAGGACCTACTGTTTAGAAACTTCACTTTGAGCTAAATGGGGGGAGACAGGGGATCTGACAAGGTTTCTTTAAAAGtacagttttataaataaaaaaattaatttctaaaagttAATATAAGTTAACacaaaatattaatgcaaaaagttaatacaaaagtttatttttctaaaaaagcaTTTTACCTGCCTACAATGATTGCAAATAACTTCTGTACCGGTTTAAGAATCATCAACAAGAGAGGAACCGGAGCAGCTTGAAACCGTGGAGAAGTGTGGAAATTCCTAATAGCTCTTATGGAAGAAGGGCTTAGAGGATGCGATACTGACAGACTAGGGACTGCTGTAACTTCTTTTCTTAGTAGCTGTCTTGAAAAAGCGTCATTCCATACAGTACATTTGCTGGTAATCATCCAAATTTCCTTACTTTTGGTACTTGAGAGGCCTCCTGTTCTTTTGTTGTTAAAAGTCCTATAAAAATGAAAGCTTCCAGGCAGAAAAGTCCACCTATCACACGGATTTACTCCCAGTCCCTGATACTTATTTACTATATGGTTAACTTGTACTTGATGACAGCCCTGTGAGGTTGATGCTAACGTGTTACATTTTCTCCAGTTAGACAGTGAATTAAATCGGAAGAAAACATGGTTTCTAGCAGCAGACTGCA from Nomascus leucogenys isolate Asia chromosome 5, Asia_NLE_v1, whole genome shotgun sequence includes the following:
- the OMA1 gene encoding metalloendopeptidase OMA1, mitochondrial isoform X3; this translates as MSFICGLQSAARNHVFFRFNSLSNWRKCNTLASTSQGCHQVQVNHIVNKYQGLGVNPCDRWTFLPGSFHFYRTFNNKRTGGLSSTKSKEIWMITSKCTVWNDAFSRQLLRKEVTAVPSLSVSHPLSPSSIRAIRNFHTSPRFQAAPVPLLLMILKPVQKLFAIIVGRGIRKWWQALPPNKKELFKENIRKNKWKLFLGLSSFGLLFVVFYFTHLEVSPVTGRRKLLLLGKEQFRLLSELEYEAWMEEFENDMLTEKDARYLAVKEVLCHLIECNKDVPGISQINWVIHVVDSPIINAFVLPNGQMFVFTGFLNSVTDIHQLSFLLGHEIAHAVLGHAAEKAGMVHLLDFLGMIFLTMIWAICPRDSLALLCQWIQSKLQEYMFNRPYSRKLEAEADKIGLLLAAKVLESKLCWPHTIDQGSVLHFLISRRVFVRLAIFIF